From Candidatus Thermoplasmatota archaeon:
ACGATCACAGGGTGCCCCAAGGTCCGTTGCATGGAGATCGTCGACGAGCTCGAGCCCGTGCGCCGGGGGCCGTACACCGGAAGCCTCGGCTACCTCTCGGACACGGGCGACGCCGATTTCAACATCCTCATCCGAACGCTCGTCGAGACGCGAGGGCGCGGTTTCGTGCAGGCCGGGGCGGGCGTCGTGGCCGACAGCGATCCGGTCCGCGAGCGCGAGGAGACCGAGCACAAGGCGCGCGCGATGCTCGCCGCGCTTGGGGCCCGCATCCCATGACAAGCTGGGTGGACGGGCGGATCGTGGGAGACGGGGAGCCTTCGATTCCCTCCGCGGACCGGGGCTTCCTCTACGGCGACGGCTTGTTCGAGACGCTGCGCGTGCAGGACGGCGCGCCGCTGTGGTGGGACGAGCACCTGCGCCGCATGGCGCAAGGGGCGGCGGAGCTTGGGATCCCCATGCCGCCCGAGCCGGCGTGGAGGGCGGCGGCTTTGGCGCTCCTTGACGGCGCGCGGGGGCGCTGCCGCTTGCGTCTTGTGCTCACGCGGGGCGACGGCCCGCCGGGGTTCGCGCCGCCGCCTAAGCCCGATCCTCGCATGGTCCTCACCTTCGATCCCGCGACGCTTCCCGAACCGCCGCGGCTTGTGGCGCTCGTGCGTTCGGGCGAACCCGGTCTCCCGCGGCTCAAGATCCTCGCCGCTCCCCACGCGGTTCTCGCGCGGAGGGAGGCGGCGCGGCGGGGCGCCGACGACGCGCTGCTCGTCGACCGCCGCGGCCGCGTGGTGGAAGCCACGAGCGCCACCGTGCTCGTCGCGCGCGGGGGCCGCCTCGTCACGCCGCCGCTTTCGGACGGGATCCTGCCCGGCGTCACGCGCTCGATCGTCCTCGCGTGGGCGCAGGAGGCGGGCGTCGCGTGCGAGGAGGCGAGCCTGTACCTCGGCGACGTGCGCGGGGCGGACGAGATCCTCCTTGCTTCAAGCGTCGCGGGCGTGCTTCCGGCGCGAGCCGTCGACGGGCGGGAATTGCCGGCGCGCGAGGGGCCGCTTGCGCGACGCGTCTCCGAAGCCTTCGAGCGCGCGTGCCGCGAAGTGGGGCCGCGCGCGTGGAAAAAAAGTGAAAAAGGAAATCGTTAAGCCGACCTCCGTCGATCGAGTGGCGCGGGCCCGATGGGCTCGGTGGGATGCACTTGCCGGAACGATCGCACTACTTGGAGC
This genomic window contains:
- a CDS encoding aminotransferase class IV, encoding MTSWVDGRIVGDGEPSIPSADRGFLYGDGLFETLRVQDGAPLWWDEHLRRMAQGAAELGIPMPPEPAWRAAALALLDGARGRCRLRLVLTRGDGPPGFAPPPKPDPRMVLTFDPATLPEPPRLVALVRSGEPGLPRLKILAAPHAVLARREAARRGADDALLVDRRGRVVEATSATVLVARGGRLVTPPLSDGILPGVTRSIVLAWAQEAGVACEEASLYLGDVRGADEILLASSVAGVLPARAVDGRELPAREGPLARRVSEAFERACREVGPRAWKKSEKGNR